tgaaGTAGCCGATAAGTattaggtgctgaaaagcacttttaagtgctgaaactgatttaataaataagtagttacgtgtttggatacaaatgctgaaattgataataagctGCTGCAATATTTGATAAAAAAGTGTCGATAAActctttttctgttaaaatgacttaaataaccttAGAACTATTTACACTTGGCGTACTTTCTTCATAGATTCCAGATCGATTCAAAtataaaatattctatttgtcattttattttaaacacAATTGTGATTAGATAAGATaatttttttgataaatataatttattttataataagcatataattataagttataataattaataaattgacaaaagCTTCTtagtaaaaaaaactaaataggacaaaatatttgaagagaaacaaacaCGGTCTTCATCACCACAACACTTAAAAAATAATGCACCAAAAATTTGATATGTCCCTGTTTATTACATGCAGTTCAAATatgcaaaggaatagagaatttGTTTACCTTAAAGTCAATGAGAATTTCAGACTTGAAGAGGCGAGGGTTTAGGTTGAAAAAATACGTGAGTCAGTGAGTATTGATGTAGGAGTTTTGTTCTAAAAAAGGaatattttatgaataaaatagtaaaaattttggtcaaacttaaagtgttTATAAGCTAAATATTCATAAGCTGGGGGTGACTAGCTTATgatttttgacttatttttgaTTTATAAGCACTTGGCTTATAAGCTACTTTACCAAATACATAAATAAGCTGAAAAGTGTTATAAGCGTAATCAAACACCCTCTTAGTTGTGTCGAACTTCTAATATGTGTGTGCTGTGATTGAAAAAGTGACCTGCACCTATGAAGTATCTTCGCCTAAAAATATGCTGCATATATGGAAAGGATAAGTGAGATAATTAGAGGGAGTTAACCTTGGTTTGAGAGATTGTTTTAGTTAAATAAATATGACTATTAGATTTAAGAAGGAACACGTGTCATCAAATTAAAACTACATCGGAAGAACTTGACGGAACGTGTACAGGAGGTGAGACGGATCCAAGAAGAGGTCGAACATCCAACAAAATTAATCTTTACGAAAATGATTAAAGCATTCCAAAACTATTATAAGAAAAGTCAACGCAGTCCTTAAGAAAATGATTAGAGTATTCCCGAACTATCATAAATCTTATTAGAAAGCTTATCCAACTGATGTGGAAGCTCTAATTAAGAATCAATGTCAGTAGTCAAACGTATAAAAAAAAGTTAACTTGTATCTGAAggattattgataaatttaatgtaatttaagaatttaaaaacatattaaaaattaGAACTAGGAAACATAATTGCAAATATATGGAAGGAAAACAGAAAAATGGAAAAGCTATGATATTTTTGGGGGTGTTTGGTACCAAGGAAAATATAATTCACTTACattattttataaattcaaaatattaataaataatgTACGTGAATATCTTGAATATAACAAAGTACTATATTTTTGTTATGTGTATAGCAATACAGAAAATAAAGTGATTATGAGTGAATATTGAATATTTATCCtctgtaaaaaataataaaaaaaaaaaaaggggtggAGGGAGGGGGGAAATAAAAACATAAGAAAGCGTCAACCACAAGAACATGAGTTGAATCTTTTAGAAGCAGCAGCTCCATCAATATTCTCATCATTCCTCGTCCTTCCAATCCTAAATCCTTTCCAATTCCAAATATTAATTCCCAGAGCTTCATCCACCTCCTTAACATCCCCGTATCCCATCTTCTCACGTATTCTCTTCGTCGTCTTATCAAATGCTGCCGCCACATTCAATGCCGTTTTAGCAGAAGCTTCAATGAACAAACATCTATTACTCTTAGCGAATTCCTCGCCTTCCTCTGCACTAACAGCCCTAATATCTTCTCCGGCGTCGCATTTGTTCCCCACCACCATTACTGTCGTATCGCCTTGTTACCATATATCTTCCAGCCAACTCGACAGCCGCTCGAAAGTGTGCCTTTTAGTCACATCGTAAACAAGCAAAGCTCCCGCGGCGTCTCTGTAATACGCCCTCGTAATTGACCGGAACTTCTCCTGTCCCGCCGTATCCCATATTTGAAGCTTGATTTGCTTCTTGTGGACGGTGATTATTCTGGACCCGTATCCGGCTCCGATTGTGACGTCGTAAACCGGATCGAACCGCTTCTCTGTGAACTGGTTCATAATGCAGGTTTTTCCTACTCCCGTTTCGCCCACTATTATGAACTTCATTAGGTACTCGTACGCCATTATTTTTTTATGTGTAGGCTTTGCGAAATTTGTTGTAAAAAGGAGCAAATCGATGAACTGAATTAACTGGTGACAATTGAATAACGAAAAGAACATTGAGTAATGTATTTATAGGTAGAGGATTTAGCTTTCTTTTATTCCTAATTCGAACAGGAGAATGAAGTGTTTTTCCCAATTTTATCTGCATTGGCAAACGGAATTGCTGTATTAGTTTCCAAATTCTAATACTCCATgtattgttttgattttttttgttttaaatttcgtTTAAGCCCATCTGGTTTGAAATAATTACATAGACCTATCCTTTTTATTGGAAAcatggtaattataaaaagtactAACACTTTCTAACTTGGAAGTCGATTAGTTAGACCAAAATACTGGGTTAATTTCACCGGTGGTCATCCAACTATATGTTTATTTAACAAATGTCATTATTctattttttgtcacttaaaaATCATTCAGCTTCGTCTTTTTCACTTAAAAGTCATTATAGCTCAAAACCTATGAATATTCTATAAAAAATTGACATGGCATTAAATGTAATTGAATAATCCAAAATAGTGCCACGTCAGCTTAAATGACCATACCCATTTTAGTTTCATTTCCCCCTCAAATCAACTTCCTAACCCAAATAGGTTAAGATAAAAAATCAAGTTTCTCCATTTAATACAATGCACTATGTGGTTACTCTTTGAATTAGGTCTTTTAATCTAATAATTAGATTTTCtaaatttcttttagttttgatCGTACCAATGAAATGCTATACCGTGTCTTTCTTTTGTCCAAACTATTAATGCTATAGGCTGCCTGTGATTGCAGTGTATATTAACAACTTCCCTTATGCACTTTAGTTGTGGCTGTTGCTAACTGAACAATTTTTTGTTTATTGATGTTGCTTATTAATTTTGATATTACGGTAGTActttaacttcatgaaaaattataaattaatctGAAGGATGCAAAAACTAGTTCTATTCATATTTTATGGACTTTTATGGCATTGATGGCATTAAAGTTATTTTGTAAAGAACATTTTTAGCATAAAATAATTGTTCTTGTCTTCTTCTTTTGATGGTCTAATATTATTTGGATATAGGTTAAATCGGATTGAAGGGAAATAAGCCAAACAGGTATGGTCATTTAAGCTGATGTGGCATTGTTAtgagatttttttaaaataaatttaatgtCAAGTCAGACTTTTTATAGAATATTTCATATGTTTTGAGGTAGAATGACTCTTAAGTGAGAAAAATGAAGTTGAGTGACTGTTAAGTGATAAAAAATAGAATAATGACTTTTGTGAAATAGACACATAGTTGGATGACCACCAGCGAAATTAATCCCCAAAATACTCATTTATTTTGTGTCGTGTTGCTTTAGACGGTTTTTAGTTAAAGGTGCATCACATATAACAGGACGTATTTGACTGTAATATGAAGTTAAAACCTATATTGTCGCTTGgttgaataagaaaaaataaaaatattggggATACGTGTAGAAAGTGACAACGCTTGTCATTATAGTGATTtattcatttgttcatttcttcaaATTATGACACCACTTTTGTAAAATTCTACGTATGTCACTGCGTGCATGAGTATTTGTATGCCGGCAAGGATGAAATTGGCACATTATTAAAATTTGAAACGTTGTCtttgtttgaccaaaagatattgaaacctttttgattaaatcaattaatGAAAATGAGGAGGTAAATCTTAGTCAAGCATAATAAACTCCAGATCTATAAGCAAATTAGAAAATGATGCATAAGATGAGATAAGGGCGATCAATCTTATTGAGGTTTTTTCATTTCATCTCTCACCAATTGATGGAGATGAATGTTTTACATAATCAATGGAAGATTGTTTTGTCTTCCTTTTGCTATAAAGATTACAGaggagaggaaagagagaaaaagcCCCCTTTTCTAGGAAGGTTCCCTCCCTATATATAGTCATAGAGTCCTTGCTATATTTTTGGGTCAAGGCGCCTTCATACCACGACCG
Above is a window of Nicotiana tabacum cultivar K326 chromosome 8, ASM71507v2, whole genome shotgun sequence DNA encoding:
- the LOC107812063 gene encoding LOW QUALITY PROTEIN: ras-related protein Rab-2-A (The sequence of the model RefSeq protein was modified relative to this genomic sequence to represent the inferred CDS: substituted 1 base at 1 genomic stop codon); this encodes MAYEYLMKFIIVGETGVGKTCIMNQFTEKRFDPVYDVTIGAGYGSRIITVHKKQIKLQIWDTAGQEKFRSITRAYYRDAAGALLVYDVTKRHTFERLSSWLEDIWXQGDTTVMVVGNKCDAGEDIRAVSAEEGEEFAKSNRCLFIEASAKTALNVAAAFDKTTKRIREKMGYGDVKEVDEALGINIWNWKGFRIGRTRNDENIDGAAASKRFNSCSCG